A stretch of Shewanella dokdonensis DNA encodes these proteins:
- the fliS gene encoding flagellar export chaperone FliS: protein MRGSLQSYRKVSLESEIAVASPHRIVQLMFNGALERLAQSRFAIEQHNLAAKGVYINKAIGIITGLKNSLNMEAGGEIAANLDRLYDFAIRRITEANVNNDPVALDDVTAIIREIKEAWDAIPADKHYLTANKEHA, encoded by the coding sequence ATGAGAGGTTCACTGCAGTCATATCGTAAGGTATCGTTAGAAAGTGAAATTGCAGTAGCTTCGCCCCATCGCATTGTCCAATTGATGTTTAACGGGGCTTTAGAACGGCTGGCCCAAAGCCGTTTTGCCATTGAGCAGCACAATTTGGCGGCTAAAGGTGTATACATTAATAAAGCTATTGGCATTATTACTGGGCTAAAAAATAGTCTTAACATGGAGGCGGGCGGTGAGATTGCTGCCAATCTAGATCGCCTTTATGATTTTGCTATTCGGCGGATCACTGAAGCCAATGTCAATAACGATCCTGTCGCACTTGATGATGTCACCGCCATCATTAGAGAAATAAAAGAAGCATGGGATGCCATTCCGGCAGATAAGCACTATCTCACTGCCAACAAAGAACATGCTTAA
- a CDS encoding flagellar protein FlaG — MDLNVSSSNAAITKPDVVQTSPKTKSLTSSELALQKTTETKDSTGTSASSVQDATTPEQLQSVTEQLSHTMDLMRKGLEFRVDDKSGKSVVSVLDMNSGDVIRQIPSEEALKLAEKLSEVADGLLMKTEA; from the coding sequence ATTGATTTAAATGTCAGTTCATCTAACGCCGCAATTACCAAGCCTGATGTTGTTCAGACTTCGCCAAAAACCAAGTCTTTGACCTCATCAGAATTGGCGTTACAGAAAACGACAGAAACTAAGGACTCAACTGGCACTTCAGCGTCATCTGTCCAAGATGCGACCACTCCAGAGCAGCTTCAGAGTGTTACTGAGCAACTTTCGCACACGATGGATTTGATGCGCAAAGGGTTAGAGTTTCGCGTTGACGATAAGTCCGGTAAAAGTGTCGTCAGTGTGTTAGATATGAATTCTGGTGACGTGATTAGGCAAATACCATCAGAAGAAGCGCTGAAACTGGCGGAAAAACTGTCGGAAGTTGCTGATGGTTTACTGATGAAAACAGAAGCATAA
- a CDS encoding flagellar basal body P-ring protein FlgI, with translation MKNVWWLLLGLLLCQPVQAERIKDIADIQGVRENQLIGYGLVVGLPGTGEKTRYTEQTFKTMLKNFGINLPESVRPKIKNSAVVAVHADMPAFIKPGQMIDVTVSSLGEAKSLRGGSLLQTFLRGVDGNVYAIAQGSLVVSGFSADGMDGSKVVNNTPTVGRIPNGAIIEREVASPFAAGDYLTFNLRSADFDTAKRTADAINNLLGPGIAKPLDAASIQVSAPRDPSQRVSFLATLENIQVEPADESAKVIVNSRTGTIVVGKDVRLLPAAITHGGLTVTIAENAQVSQPNALAGGNTAVTPNSTIDVSQENRRMFLFNPGTTLDELVRAVNMVGAAPSDVLAILEALKVAGALHGELIVI, from the coding sequence ATGAAAAATGTATGGTGGCTACTACTCGGATTGCTGCTGTGCCAGCCGGTGCAGGCGGAACGTATTAAGGATATTGCAGATATCCAGGGCGTACGCGAAAACCAATTGATTGGTTATGGTTTGGTGGTGGGCTTGCCGGGGACTGGAGAAAAGACCCGTTATACCGAACAGACATTTAAGACGATGTTGAAGAACTTTGGCATCAATCTGCCGGAAAGTGTTCGGCCTAAGATCAAAAACAGTGCCGTGGTAGCGGTACATGCGGATATGCCCGCATTTATCAAACCAGGGCAGATGATAGATGTCACAGTATCAAGCCTTGGTGAAGCCAAGAGTCTGCGCGGTGGCAGCCTGTTACAAACGTTCCTGCGCGGTGTTGACGGTAACGTTTATGCGATTGCACAGGGGAGCTTAGTGGTTAGTGGCTTTAGTGCCGATGGTATGGATGGATCCAAGGTGGTTAATAATACGCCAACAGTGGGCCGCATTCCCAATGGCGCTATTATTGAGCGTGAAGTCGCCAGTCCATTTGCCGCCGGTGACTACCTCACATTTAACCTGCGTAGTGCCGATTTTGACACCGCCAAAAGGACGGCCGATGCCATCAATAATCTGTTGGGCCCCGGGATTGCCAAACCTTTGGATGCCGCGTCCATTCAAGTCAGTGCTCCAAGAGATCCGTCTCAGCGGGTTTCATTTCTTGCCACACTGGAAAATATTCAGGTAGAGCCTGCCGATGAATCCGCAAAAGTTATCGTGAATTCCCGTACTGGCACCATAGTGGTGGGTAAAGATGTACGCCTGTTACCGGCTGCAATCACTCACGGTGGCTTGACGGTGACCATCGCCGAAAATGCGCAGGTTTCTCAACCTAATGCGCTGGCTGGTGGCAATACTGCGGTAACACCTAACAGCACCATTGATGTGTCACAAGAGAACCGCCGTATGTTCCTGTTCAATCCAGGAACAACGTTGGATGAGTTAGTGCGCGCAGTAAATATGGTCGGTGCAGCTCCATCTGATGTCTTGGCGATCCTTGAAGCGTTAAAAGTGGCCGGAGCTTTGCATGGTGAACTTATCGTTATCTGA
- a CDS encoding sigma-54 dependent transcriptional regulator: MMQTDQRILLVGNPSERSSRLSCVLEFIGEQVDLIAADVAEKLTPELRCRALVLLPECLEKSQIDALSNRLPWQPILSYGKLELAASNILGNIDEPLSYAQVTELLHYCQVYGQIKRPQVPTSANQTKLFRSLVGRSEGIAHVRHLISQVAESGATVLVTGPSGTGKEVVARNIHYLSERRDGPFIPVNCGAIPPELLESELFGHEKGSFTGAISARKGRFELAEGGTLFLDEIGDMPLQMQVKLLRVLQERVFERVGGAKAIQANVRVVAATHRNLEAMIEAGEFREDLFYRLNVFPIEMPPLTERKDDIPLLLQELVSRVFNEGKGRVRFTQRAIDSLKEHGWAGNVRELSNLVERLTILYPGGLVDVNDLPVKYRYIDGPEYSVDVSEEMQERDALASIFSDDEPVEIPETRFPSELPPEGVNLKDLLAELEIDMIRQALDQQDNVVARAAEMLGIRRTTLVEKMRKYGMSKE; the protein is encoded by the coding sequence ATGATGCAAACAGATCAACGAATTTTACTTGTCGGTAATCCATCGGAGCGTTCCAGTCGCTTAAGCTGTGTGTTGGAGTTTATTGGGGAACAGGTGGATCTCATCGCTGCTGATGTGGCGGAAAAACTGACACCCGAGTTACGTTGCCGGGCCTTGGTTTTACTTCCTGAGTGCTTAGAAAAGTCCCAGATCGACGCTTTGAGTAACCGACTTCCTTGGCAACCTATTCTTAGTTACGGCAAGCTTGAGCTTGCTGCCAGTAATATCCTGGGAAACATTGATGAACCTTTGAGCTATGCGCAGGTGACGGAACTGCTGCACTATTGCCAAGTCTATGGGCAGATAAAGCGCCCGCAAGTGCCGACAAGTGCGAATCAGACTAAGCTCTTCCGTAGCTTAGTTGGCCGTAGTGAAGGTATCGCCCATGTTCGGCACCTGATTAGTCAAGTCGCCGAGTCTGGGGCAACAGTGTTGGTGACTGGCCCCTCTGGGACAGGTAAAGAAGTGGTTGCCCGTAATATCCATTATTTATCTGAGCGCCGCGATGGTCCGTTTATTCCCGTGAACTGTGGGGCAATTCCTCCTGAGTTGCTGGAAAGTGAATTGTTTGGCCATGAAAAAGGCTCGTTCACCGGGGCTATCAGTGCTCGTAAAGGGCGTTTTGAATTGGCAGAAGGCGGGACGTTGTTCCTGGATGAAATTGGTGATATGCCGTTGCAGATGCAGGTGAAACTGTTACGGGTATTGCAGGAACGGGTTTTTGAACGGGTCGGTGGTGCCAAAGCAATTCAAGCGAATGTACGGGTAGTCGCTGCTACTCACCGTAATTTGGAAGCCATGATCGAAGCGGGTGAGTTCCGTGAAGACTTGTTCTATCGGCTGAATGTTTTCCCAATAGAAATGCCACCGCTGACCGAGCGCAAAGATGATATTCCACTATTGCTGCAAGAGTTAGTCAGTCGGGTCTTTAATGAAGGCAAAGGGCGTGTACGTTTTACCCAACGCGCGATTGATTCACTTAAAGAGCACGGTTGGGCCGGCAATGTCCGAGAACTTTCCAATCTCGTTGAACGATTAACGATTCTCTATCCGGGCGGGCTGGTGGATGTTAATGATTTACCAGTGAAATATCGCTACATTGATGGCCCAGAATATTCTGTAGATGTCAGTGAAGAGATGCAGGAACGCGATGCGTTGGCATCCATTTTTAGTGATGATGAACCGGTAGAAATCCCTGAAACCCGCTTCCCAAGCGAGTTACCACCGGAAGGTGTTAACCTTAAAGATCTGTTGGCGGAGTTGGAAATCGACATGATCCGCCAGGCCTTAGATCAACAAGATAACGTTGTCGCCCGTGCCGCCGAGATGCTGGGGATCCGTCGTACCACCTTAGTTGAAAAGATGCGTAAGTACGGTATGAGTAAAGAGTAA
- the flgL gene encoding flagellar hook-associated protein FlgL, with translation MRISTAQMFNQNVSSLNRSQTQTSKLMDQLSSGKQVNTAGDDPVAAIGIDNLNQQNSLIQQFQKNIDYANKHLSLAESQLGDAESLSMSIRDRMLAAVNGTYTADERQGFADELRSSLAELQAIANSQDESGNYLFAGAKSDTQPFAFDNSGNMVYSGDSGVRTALVAAGIAMPTNIAGDAAFMKAPNAMGDFSVNYSAAQTGEFSVNSTTISDPASYVPGDYSFSFIDNGSGGLDVQVFDSASSLVTTINNFDPTNPISFNGIDVSVDGSPNAGDSFSIAPQDSVSIFDTVQQTIDLFENGDEINTPAGKAQLAQLLNNFDSGVDQIRIGRSQAGTSLSSLDSYSDNHADTKLVNSSALSVLQDLDYASAVTEYQKQQLATNAVSSLFSKVGSVSLFDYL, from the coding sequence ATGCGTATATCCACCGCACAGATGTTTAATCAGAACGTTTCCAGCCTTAATCGCAGCCAAACACAGACCTCTAAGCTAATGGATCAGCTTTCCAGCGGTAAGCAGGTCAACACTGCGGGAGACGATCCTGTGGCTGCAATTGGCATTGATAACCTGAATCAGCAAAATTCACTGATCCAACAGTTTCAGAAAAATATTGACTATGCAAATAAGCATTTGTCATTGGCTGAAAGCCAATTAGGCGATGCCGAATCCTTGTCAATGTCAATCCGCGATCGCATGTTGGCGGCGGTGAATGGTACTTATACCGCCGATGAGCGGCAAGGATTTGCCGATGAACTGCGCAGTAGTTTGGCGGAATTACAAGCGATTGCCAATTCTCAGGATGAATCAGGTAATTATCTCTTCGCTGGGGCTAAAAGCGATACTCAACCCTTTGCTTTTGATAATAGCGGTAACATGGTTTACAGCGGCGACAGCGGTGTGCGTACTGCGTTAGTTGCCGCAGGGATTGCCATGCCAACTAATATTGCCGGCGATGCTGCATTTATGAAGGCGCCCAACGCAATGGGTGATTTTAGCGTCAATTATTCGGCGGCTCAGACCGGTGAATTTTCTGTCAATTCTACGACTATCAGTGATCCAGCAAGCTATGTTCCTGGGGACTACAGCTTTAGTTTTATCGATAACGGCAGTGGTGGCCTTGATGTACAAGTCTTCGATTCTGCCAGCTCTTTAGTGACAACTATTAACAATTTCGATCCAACAAATCCAATATCTTTCAATGGGATAGATGTTTCTGTCGACGGTTCGCCGAACGCGGGCGACAGTTTTTCTATTGCGCCGCAGGACTCTGTCAGCATTTTTGACACTGTGCAGCAGACGATTGATCTGTTTGAAAATGGCGATGAGATCAACACTCCAGCCGGAAAAGCACAGTTGGCACAACTCTTGAATAACTTTGATAGTGGCGTAGATCAGATCCGCATCGGTCGTAGCCAAGCCGGGACCAGTCTCAGTAGCTTGGACAGTTATTCCGACAACCATGCGGATACTAAGTTAGTTAACAGTTCTGCGCTATCAGTTTTACAGGATTTGGACTACGCCTCTGCTGTAACCGAATACCAGAAACAACAGTTGGCAACGAATGCAGTATCAAGCCTGTTTAGCAAAGTAGGCTCTGTTTCGCTGTTTGATTACTTGTAA
- a CDS encoding sigma-54-dependent transcriptional regulator, with protein MNDIRILLVEDDVSLREALLDTLLMASFQCVDVASAEDAIVALKKCQFDMVISDVQMPGIGGLGLLDYLKQYHSSIPVLLMTAYATIDSAVSAIKLGAVDYLAKPFAPEVLLNQVSRYLRPKASTGAPVVADDKSVALLELAGRVAASDASVMILGPSGSGKEVLARYIHQKSPRADAPFVAINCAAIPENMLEATLFGYEKGAFTGAYQACPGKFEQAQLGTLLLDEISEMDLGLQAKLLRVLQEREVERLGGRKTIKLDVRVLATSNRDLKEMVAKGDFREDLYYRINVFPLAWPALCQRPGDIVPLAKHLLQRHAQSSSIQPMPTFSDSALRRLLSHRWPGNVRELDNVIQRALILHRNQLIDAADIVIDLQDVAQTNNDVASDVPDGLGDELKAQEHMIILETLNQCHGSRKLVAEKLGISARTLRYKMARMREMGIELPA; from the coding sequence ATGAACGATATCCGGATCTTATTAGTAGAGGACGATGTTTCTCTGCGGGAAGCTTTGTTGGACACCTTACTGATGGCCAGTTTTCAATGTGTTGATGTGGCAAGCGCGGAAGACGCGATTGTCGCACTGAAAAAATGCCAGTTTGACATGGTGATCAGTGACGTGCAGATGCCTGGGATCGGTGGTCTGGGGCTGCTGGATTACCTCAAACAGTATCATTCATCGATCCCCGTATTGCTGATGACTGCTTATGCCACCATAGATAGCGCAGTCAGTGCAATTAAGCTGGGGGCGGTGGATTATCTGGCAAAACCATTTGCCCCAGAGGTGTTGCTCAATCAGGTCAGCCGCTATTTACGGCCAAAAGCCAGCACCGGGGCTCCCGTAGTGGCAGACGACAAAAGTGTGGCATTGCTAGAGCTTGCTGGCCGCGTTGCGGCCTCTGATGCCTCAGTGATGATCCTCGGCCCTAGCGGCTCCGGCAAAGAGGTTCTGGCAAGATATATCCACCAGAAGAGTCCTCGAGCTGATGCACCATTTGTGGCAATTAACTGCGCTGCAATCCCTGAAAACATGCTGGAAGCGACCTTATTTGGCTATGAAAAAGGCGCGTTTACCGGAGCTTATCAGGCTTGTCCTGGTAAATTTGAACAAGCGCAGTTAGGTACCTTGTTGTTGGATGAGATCTCAGAAATGGATCTCGGTTTGCAAGCTAAGCTATTGCGGGTATTGCAGGAACGTGAAGTGGAACGGCTGGGCGGCCGTAAAACTATCAAGTTAGACGTCAGAGTGTTAGCCACTTCCAACCGTGACTTGAAAGAGATGGTTGCTAAAGGCGATTTTCGTGAAGATCTTTATTACCGTATCAATGTTTTTCCGCTGGCGTGGCCAGCGTTATGTCAGCGGCCTGGCGATATTGTGCCACTGGCAAAACACTTGTTGCAGCGACACGCCCAGAGCAGCAGTATTCAGCCAATGCCAACGTTTTCTGACAGCGCGCTAAGGCGTCTGTTGAGCCATCGTTGGCCAGGGAATGTGCGTGAGCTGGATAATGTGATTCAACGTGCCTTGATCCTACATCGTAATCAGCTGATTGACGCTGCTGATATTGTCATTGATCTGCAAGATGTTGCACAGACTAACAACGATGTGGCTAGCGATGTACCCGATGGCCTTGGGGATGAACTTAAAGCACAAGAACATATGATTATCCTCGAGACACTCAATCAGTGTCATGGCAGCCGCAAGTTAGTGGCAGAAAAACTGGGCATTAGTGCTCGAACCTTAAGATACAAGATGGCTAGAATGCGGGAAATGGGGATTGAGTTACCCGCGTAG
- the fliD gene encoding flagellar filament capping protein FliD codes for MAITSTGIGSGLNITNIVDTLVSAERTPKKALLDDRENTLDSKVSAIGSLKSALSSFQDALSKLNSGDALNLRKVTQSKDNYFTATADKNAASGSYNIVVDSLAKSQKLAGLATSDASAAIGSGSLKFAISGSEFTVDVAGTDTLANIADKINSASDNVGVTATVISTDAGSRLVFTSDNTGTDNQMTVTPSGAELSTMFGSGNLETLQSAANSVIHIDGQTLTSQSNKIENAISGVTLDLSDADPSQTTTVTVAQDNDGVKSNIQGFVDAYNSLMDKISALSSYDVDTETAGALQGDSLVRSLESQIRSKLSNRVNTDSGSIALYDIGITTDRYGKLVVDTDSTKLDDAVANRMGDIASLFAADTSDGGIATSLDEIVKGYVKSGGLIDSRNDSYTKEQKRLDKQRESLDIKMNLLQARLTKQFNAMDLVVGNLNSQGSSVVSALSSLPGVVKK; via the coding sequence ATGGCTATTACATCAACAGGCATCGGTTCTGGCTTGAATATTACGAATATCGTAGATACTTTGGTCAGCGCTGAACGTACGCCAAAGAAAGCGTTGCTGGATGATAGAGAAAATACCCTAGATTCTAAAGTGTCAGCTATTGGGTCACTGAAAAGCGCACTGTCTTCGTTTCAGGATGCTTTAAGTAAACTCAATTCTGGTGACGCGTTGAATTTACGTAAAGTTACTCAAAGTAAGGATAATTATTTTACTGCTACAGCAGATAAAAATGCTGCATCTGGTTCATATAACATAGTCGTCGACTCGTTGGCGAAGTCGCAAAAACTGGCGGGTCTAGCAACGTCTGATGCTTCAGCGGCCATTGGTAGTGGCAGCTTAAAATTTGCGATAAGTGGTAGTGAGTTTACCGTGGATGTCGCGGGCACTGATACCCTTGCCAATATTGCCGACAAAATTAATAGTGCTAGCGACAATGTAGGTGTAACTGCTACTGTCATCAGCACTGATGCCGGTAGTCGCTTAGTTTTTACCTCAGACAATACCGGAACAGATAATCAGATGACGGTCACTCCCTCTGGGGCCGAGCTCTCTACCATGTTTGGTAGCGGTAATCTGGAAACTTTGCAGTCCGCCGCTAATTCGGTGATCCACATTGATGGTCAGACTCTGACATCTCAAAGCAATAAAATCGAGAATGCTATCAGCGGCGTTACGCTAGATCTCAGCGATGCCGATCCATCACAAACTACAACAGTGACTGTTGCGCAAGATAATGACGGTGTTAAAAGTAATATTCAGGGGTTCGTTGACGCTTATAATTCACTGATGGATAAAATTAGTGCGCTGTCATCCTACGATGTTGATACTGAAACAGCTGGCGCATTGCAAGGTGATTCGTTGGTGCGTTCACTTGAATCTCAGATCCGTTCAAAACTCAGTAACAGAGTTAATACCGACAGTGGTTCTATTGCGTTATATGATATTGGTATCACTACTGACAGATACGGGAAGTTAGTGGTCGACACCGACTCTACTAAGTTGGATGACGCGGTGGCAAATAGAATGGGCGATATTGCTTCGCTGTTTGCCGCGGATACAAGTGACGGCGGTATTGCAACATCACTGGATGAGATTGTTAAGGGATACGTGAAATCTGGTGGTCTGATTGATTCCCGCAATGATTCGTATACCAAAGAACAGAAGCGCCTTGATAAACAAAGGGAATCTTTGGATATCAAGATGAACTTGCTGCAAGCTAGGCTAACTAAGCAGTTCAATGCCATGGATTTAGTGGTGGGTAATTTGAATTCCCAGGGTTCAAGCGTCGTAAGTGCATTATCTTCTCTTCCTGGCGTAGTGAAAAAATAA
- a CDS encoding sensor histidine kinase, whose amino-acid sequence MAAQPLAQLETISHRGHQWIQVKEAANMSNRMGHILQAMPSGVVILNGDGIVTDANPVAESLLDIPLVGERWLSIINRSFAPRKDDGHEVSLRNGRRVKLAITPLTPEPGQLIMITDLTETRLLQQNLSHLQRLSALGKMVANLAHQIRTPLSAALLYASNLGNPRLDQPSRHRFQEKLLGRLGELERQVNDMLLIAKGKQEQLGERVQMSAVVQQVMMNCEPICGKRQVVLTAEILSDGEILANLHGLSSAINNLVMNSVEAQASEIVLQVRRATDSISLTVADNGHGLDKKLQHKVLEPFYTTKTHGTGLGLAVVQSVVKSHGGQLSLSCEPGQGCSFTLMLPLIDNNISGDNNA is encoded by the coding sequence ATGGCTGCTCAACCACTTGCTCAGCTGGAAACCATCTCCCATAGGGGACACCAATGGATCCAGGTGAAGGAAGCCGCCAATATGTCCAACAGAATGGGGCATATACTGCAGGCTATGCCTTCCGGTGTGGTTATTCTTAATGGCGATGGCATAGTGACTGATGCCAATCCGGTGGCGGAATCGTTACTGGATATCCCATTAGTGGGTGAGCGTTGGCTCAGCATCATCAATCGCTCATTTGCGCCCCGTAAAGACGATGGACATGAAGTGTCATTACGTAATGGCCGCCGGGTGAAACTGGCGATCACACCGCTTACTCCTGAGCCGGGTCAGCTGATCATGATCACTGACCTTACTGAAACTCGCTTGTTGCAACAGAATCTATCTCATCTGCAACGTTTATCCGCATTGGGAAAGATGGTGGCCAACTTGGCGCACCAGATCCGCACGCCGTTATCTGCAGCATTACTGTATGCCTCGAATCTTGGCAATCCCCGCTTAGATCAGCCTTCACGTCACCGCTTTCAGGAAAAACTGCTTGGTCGCCTAGGTGAACTTGAACGGCAAGTAAATGACATGCTGTTAATTGCCAAAGGTAAACAGGAACAGCTAGGCGAAAGGGTGCAAATGTCAGCTGTGGTACAACAAGTGATGATGAATTGTGAGCCTATTTGTGGCAAACGCCAGGTAGTTTTGACCGCCGAAATCCTTAGTGATGGTGAGATCCTTGCAAACCTACATGGCCTCAGTTCCGCCATTAACAATCTGGTGATGAACAGTGTTGAAGCCCAGGCTAGCGAGATTGTGCTACAGGTGCGTCGCGCCACCGATAGCATCAGTTTAACCGTTGCCGATAATGGTCATGGACTGGATAAAAAACTCCAGCACAAAGTGCTGGAACCGTTTTATACCACCAAAACACATGGCACGGGGCTGGGGCTTGCGGTTGTGCAGTCAGTGGTGAAGAGTCATGGTGGACAGTTATCACTCAGTTGTGAACCCGGTCAGGGTTGCAGTTTTACGCTGATGTTACCGCTTATTGATAACAACATCTCTGGAGACAACAACGCATGA
- the fliE gene encoding flagellar hook-basal body complex protein FliE, producing the protein MQIGGNPLLQEMQSLQGEITPNPISSSPLRQVNNTSGADFANLLSQAVGHVSELQSTSSSLASRLDMGDTSVSLSDTVIAREKASVAFEATVQVRNKLVEAYKEIMSMPV; encoded by the coding sequence ATGCAAATCGGTGGCAACCCTCTACTGCAAGAAATGCAGTCATTGCAAGGTGAAATCACACCTAACCCTATATCCTCTTCACCTTTGCGCCAAGTGAATAACACCAGTGGTGCAGATTTTGCGAATTTGTTGAGTCAGGCTGTGGGCCATGTCAGTGAATTACAGTCCACCTCTTCTAGCCTCGCCAGCCGTCTAGATATGGGTGATACCAGCGTGAGTTTGTCAGACACAGTGATTGCCCGAGAAAAGGCGAGCGTTGCCTTTGAGGCCACTGTGCAGGTTCGAAATAAGCTGGTTGAAGCCTATAAAGAAATTATGAGTATGCCGGTATAA
- the flgJ gene encoding flagellar assembly peptidoglycan hydrolase FlgJ, translated as MDQLSNSSQFLDIAGLDNLRAKAQKDQKSALKEVARQFESIFVQMLMKSMREANAAFEADNPLNSQYTKFYEQMHDQQMSVDLSKKGMLGLADLMVQQLDPQDSGITPSSVLRNTQDQPAMLSAKVGEPAQVAATKAASTEASLHFSYRPKAVSLAHADRPRTSVSDSRANLRESEGLSPTKSGVLDYDTLDSILTGKALPQDKHGDIRSQEDFVKVLYPYARDAAEKLGTSPEVLLAQSALETGWGQKMVKTTDGRPSNNLFNIKADSRWSGNSTTAATTEYEKGTPVRENAAFRVYGNLRDSFNDYVALISQSERYSKAREVAAEPAQYVRGLAEAGYATDPQYASKVMKVLQSIKSDFGQFLQGDGGQ; from the coding sequence ATGGATCAGCTTTCAAACTCCTCACAATTTCTGGACATCGCGGGCCTGGATAACTTGCGTGCCAAGGCCCAGAAGGATCAGAAGTCTGCGCTGAAAGAAGTGGCGCGGCAGTTTGAAAGTATTTTTGTGCAGATGCTGATGAAAAGCATGCGTGAAGCCAATGCGGCGTTTGAGGCAGATAATCCGCTGAATTCACAGTACACCAAGTTTTACGAGCAGATGCATGACCAGCAGATGTCTGTCGATTTGTCGAAAAAAGGCATGTTGGGATTAGCTGACCTGATGGTGCAGCAACTGGATCCTCAGGATTCTGGCATTACACCATCTTCAGTGCTGCGTAACACGCAGGATCAGCCAGCAATGTTGTCGGCTAAGGTCGGGGAACCGGCCCAGGTTGCCGCCACAAAGGCTGCCAGCACTGAAGCCTCGTTGCATTTTTCGTATCGACCCAAGGCAGTCAGCCTGGCTCATGCGGATAGACCGCGAACCAGTGTTAGCGATAGTCGCGCCAATCTCCGTGAAAGCGAAGGATTGTCGCCAACAAAATCAGGGGTATTGGATTATGACACCCTGGATAGCATCCTCACCGGCAAAGCCTTGCCGCAGGATAAACATGGCGATATTCGTTCGCAGGAAGATTTTGTGAAGGTGTTGTATCCCTATGCGCGGGATGCAGCTGAAAAACTGGGGACTTCACCTGAAGTATTGTTGGCTCAGTCGGCACTCGAAACCGGTTGGGGGCAGAAGATGGTCAAAACAACGGATGGCCGTCCCAGCAATAACCTGTTCAACATCAAAGCCGATAGTCGCTGGTCTGGCAATAGCACTACCGCTGCGACCACGGAATATGAAAAGGGCACACCTGTGCGTGAAAACGCTGCTTTCAGGGTCTATGGCAATCTGCGGGACAGTTTCAACGATTATGTGGCGTTGATTTCGCAAAGTGAGCGCTACAGCAAAGCACGCGAGGTTGCCGCTGAACCGGCGCAATATGTGCGAGGCCTTGCGGAAGCTGGCTATGCCACAGATCCGCAATATGCCAGCAAAGTGATGAAAGTATTGCAAAGTATCAAAAGCGATTTTGGACAATTTTTACAAGGGGACGGTGGTCAGTAA
- a CDS encoding flagellin, with product MAITVNTNVTSMKAQKNVNQSNSALATSMERLSSGLRINSAKDDAAGLAISDRLNSQINGLDVGMRNANDAISIAQISEGAMQQQTNMLQRMRDLTVQAGNGANSTADLSSIKDEMDALSAEISAIGSNTAFGDTKLLDGTFASGKSFQVGHQSGENVTVTVAKTDSSALGVGSLAVATSANRTSALAKIDAAIKTIDTQRGKLGAVQNRLSYNISNSQNVQANVADAKSRIVDVDFAKETSSMTKYQVLQQTGAAMLSQANQLPQVALSLL from the coding sequence ATGGCTATTACCGTAAATACTAACGTCACTTCAATGAAAGCTCAGAAGAACGTCAATCAATCAAATAGTGCGCTGGCGACTTCAATGGAGCGGTTGTCTTCTGGTTTGCGTATCAACAGCGCCAAAGATGACGCAGCAGGGTTGGCGATTTCAGACCGACTCAACAGCCAGATTAATGGTTTGGATGTTGGTATGCGTAATGCCAATGACGCGATTTCTATTGCACAAATTTCAGAAGGTGCGATGCAACAACAGACCAACATGTTGCAGCGTATGCGTGACTTGACAGTGCAAGCAGGTAACGGTGCTAACAGTACTGCGGATTTGTCTTCCATCAAGGACGAAATGGATGCGTTAAGTGCCGAAATCTCTGCTATTGGTAGCAATACGGCTTTCGGTGATACCAAATTGTTGGATGGCACTTTTGCCAGTGGTAAAAGTTTCCAAGTGGGTCACCAGAGCGGTGAAAATGTTACAGTAACTGTTGCTAAAACAGATTCTTCTGCTCTTGGTGTCGGTTCTTTAGCTGTGGCAACGTCAGCAAATCGTACATCTGCGCTGGCAAAAATTGATGCTGCCATCAAAACCATTGATACTCAACGTGGTAAGCTAGGTGCGGTTCAGAACCGTTTGTCCTATAACATCAGCAACAGCCAGAACGTACAGGCTAACGTAGCTGATGCTAAGAGCCGTATTGTGGACGTCGATTTCGCCAAAGAAACGTCTTCCATGACCAAGTATCAAGTGCTGCAGCAGACTGGTGCGGCGATGCTGTCACAGGCTAATCAGTTGCCTCAAGTCGCGCTGTCACTGTTGTAA